AGGTCGGCGAGTTCGCGGGCGCCCTTCTCGGAGGTGAGGTAGGCACGTTCCATCAGGACCGGGGTGTCCATGACGAGGCGGCGGATCCGGCGGCCGAACGGCTCGACGTGCAGGCCTATCGACGGGTCGCGGGTCTCGATCATCTCCAGGAACTGGCGGCGTACGGCGGCCACCGCGGACTCGCCGGGGGTGCGGGAGCGGACCGCGCGGGCGGCGTCGGAGAAGTGGTCCTCGATGGGGCGGAAGACCAGGTCCTCCTTGGTGCCGAAGTAGTTGAAGACGGTCATCTTCGAGACCTCGGCGGCGTCGGCGATCTCCTGCACCGAGACGGCGTCGAAGCTCTTCTCCAGGAACAGTTCGACGGCGGTGCGGTAGATCCGCAGTTCCGTCTGGAGCTTCTTGCGCTCGCGCAGTCCCATCGTCGTCGCCTCAGCAGCAGCAGCCATGGCCTTACTGTACCAAGCAGAATTATGAGCCAGGATGAAAGATTGTCCCGGAAAAAAGATTGACCGGGTATATTTGGTTGGGTCATCGTGGGTACATGACCGAGACCCAGCGCAGAATCGGCTTCCTCGTGTGTCTGGTGACGATCGTTCTGGCCGTCCTGGACATGCAGATCGTGTCCGCGGCGACCGTGCCGATCGTCCGCGACCTGGACCCCGGCCACGGCATCGACAAGATCCCGTGGCTGGTCAGCGCGTTCGCGCTGGCGTCGGCCGCGGTGCTCCCCCTGTACGGCAAGCTGTGCGACACCCTCGGCGCGAAGCGCGTCTTCCTGACGGCCGTGGGGGTGTTCCTGGTCGGCTCGGCGCTGTGCGGGACGGCGCAGTCCATAGGGCAGTTGATCGCCGCGCGGGCCGTGCAGGGGATCGGCGCCGGTGGCCTGATGAGCGTCACGATGGTGGTGATCGCCGAGCTGAGAGGCCCCGGCGAGAAGGACGCCAAGGGCGCGGGCATGGGCGGGGTCGTCTCCGGTGGCGGCATGGCGGTGGGCCCGTGGATCGGCGGCCTGCTCGCGGACCACGCGAGCTGGCGCTGGATCTTCTACGTCAACCTGCCGCTCGGGCTGCTTGTCCTCGTCCTCGGCGCGTTCGTCCTGAAGCTGCCCCGGCAGCCGCACCGGCATCGGATCGACTTCCTGGGCGCGGCCCTGGCCGCCGCGTTCGCCGCGGCGCTGCTGCTCGTGACCGAGTGGGGTGGCAAGCAGTACGGGTGGTCGTCGCCGCAGATCGTGGGGCTGGGTCTGGGTGCGGTGGCCGCGCTCGGCCTCTTCCTGTGGCGCCAGAGGGTGGCCCCCGAGCCGATTCTGCCGCTGTCCCTGTTCCGTGTGCCGGAGTTGCGGTGGGGGTTCGCGATCCAGGGGCTGATGGGGGCCGCGATCGTGGGCGCCATGTACTACGTCATGGTCTATCTGCAGGTGGCCCGTGGTGTCAGCAGTTCCTCGGCCGGCCTCTATCTGCTTCCCATGGCGTTCGGCATGACGGCTGTCGGCATCCTCTCCGCCAAGCTCACCGAACGGGGCTGGCACGAGCGGACGTTCGCGACAGCCGGTTCGGTGATCGGCTCGGTGGCGTTCGTGTGCCTTTCCACCCTCGGCACGGGCACGTCCCTCTGGTGGCTGCGCGGGGATCTGCTGCTGGTCGGCATGGGCTTCGGCCTTCTCCTCGGCCAGCTGATCCGGCTGGTCCAGGAGGCGGCGCCCCGGCACCAGTTGGGCGTGGCCACGACCGCCATCCGCTTCTTCCAGACCCTGGGGACGGCGTTGGGCGCGGCGCTCTTCGGCACGGTGATCAGTCGGTTGTACGACGGTCCGGTCCCGGCGACGTCCCAGGCAGGGGTGAGCTCGTACGTCGACGCGATGGATGCCGTGTTCCTGTGCGGGGCGGTGCTGATGGCGGCGTGTGTGGTGATGGGGCTGCGGTTGCCGAGGGCTTCGGGCCCCCGGGGCACCGGGCGGGACTCTTCCGAGGGGGCTCAGGTGGTCGAAGTCGCCGATGTCCCAGGGGAGTTGAGCCAGGCGTCGCGGCGGAGGTGAGCTGTGGAGGGGAGAGCCGGACGTGGGCTCCTCCTCCGCGTCCGCCCCGCGCCCTCTGGAGGCTGGGGTCATTTCTAACCAGTGAGGGGGGATGGCAGTGGTTAGTTTTGCCCCCGGCTTCCAGCGGACCCCGTCTCCGTGTCGGGCGTCTGTCGGAGCTGTCGGTGGCGCGTCGGGGAGTTGTCGGGGCGGCGTTGAAGCCTTGGTCGTGATCCCGCCGGGGGAGCGTCCGGCGGGCTCGTGACACGGAAGGAATCGTCATGACCACGCACGTCACGATCATCGGCGCCGGACTCGGCGGACTGACCCTCGCCCGCGTCCTGCACGTCCACGGCATCCCGGCCACGGTCTACGAGGCCGAGGCCTCACCGATGGCCCGGCTGCAGGGCGGCCTGCTCGACATCCACGACTACAACGGCCAACTCGCCCTGAAAGAGGCCGACTTGATGGACGAGTTCCGCGCCATCATCCTGGCGGGCCGCCAGGCCACCCGGGTCCTCGACCGGGACGGCACCGTCCTGCTCGACGAGCCCGACGACGGTACGGGTGGCCGGCCCGAGGTGCAGCGCGGCGAACTTCGGCAGATCCTCCTCGACTCGCTGCCGGACGACACCGTGCGGTGGGGGCACAAGGTCAGTGCCGTTCGTGCCCTTGGTGACGGGCTGCACGAAGTCGTCTTCGCGGACGGTGGTTCCCTCGTCACGAACCTGCTCGTCGGTGCCGACGGCGCCTGGTCGCGCGTACGGCCGTTGCTGTCCGATGCCGTTCCCGAGTACTTCGGCCGGTCGTTCGTCGAGACCTACCTGTACGACAGCGAGACCCGGCACCCGGTCGCCGCGCGGACGGTCGGCGGCGGCGCGCTGTTCGTGATCCCGCCGGGCTCGGGAGCGAGGGGGAAGTGGATCGCGGCGCACCGGGAGAGCGGGGAGACGCTGCACGCCTATGTGACGCTGGCCAAGCCGCTGGAGTGGTTCGACGGCATCGACTTCACCGACGCCGACGCGGCCACCGCGCGGATCGCCGCCGAGTTCGAGGGGTGGGCGCCCGAGATCACCGCCCTGATCACCGACAGCGACACCGCTCCGGTCGTACGGCCTCTCAACTCGCTGCCGATCGGGCACCGTTGGGACCGGGTACCGGGAGCGACCCTGCTCGGTGACGCCGCTCATCTCTCGCCGCCGGACGGCGAGGGCGCCAACCTGGCCATGCAGGACGCCGCCGAACTCGGCCTGGCCATCGCCGGCCACCCCGACGACATCGAGGCCGCGCTCACCTCGTACGAGACGGCGCTGTTCCCCCGTAGCGCCACGGCGGCAGCCGATGCCG
The nucleotide sequence above comes from Streptomyces sp. N50. Encoded proteins:
- a CDS encoding MFS transporter — protein: MTETQRRIGFLVCLVTIVLAVLDMQIVSAATVPIVRDLDPGHGIDKIPWLVSAFALASAAVLPLYGKLCDTLGAKRVFLTAVGVFLVGSALCGTAQSIGQLIAARAVQGIGAGGLMSVTMVVIAELRGPGEKDAKGAGMGGVVSGGGMAVGPWIGGLLADHASWRWIFYVNLPLGLLVLVLGAFVLKLPRQPHRHRIDFLGAALAAAFAAALLLVTEWGGKQYGWSSPQIVGLGLGAVAALGLFLWRQRVAPEPILPLSLFRVPELRWGFAIQGLMGAAIVGAMYYVMVYLQVARGVSSSSAGLYLLPMAFGMTAVGILSAKLTERGWHERTFATAGSVIGSVAFVCLSTLGTGTSLWWLRGDLLLVGMGFGLLLGQLIRLVQEAAPRHQLGVATTAIRFFQTLGTALGAALFGTVISRLYDGPVPATSQAGVSSYVDAMDAVFLCGAVLMAACVVMGLRLPRASGPRGTGRDSSEGAQVVEVADVPGELSQASRRR
- a CDS encoding NAD(P)/FAD-dependent oxidoreductase; this translates as MTTHVTIIGAGLGGLTLARVLHVHGIPATVYEAEASPMARLQGGLLDIHDYNGQLALKEADLMDEFRAIILAGRQATRVLDRDGTVLLDEPDDGTGGRPEVQRGELRQILLDSLPDDTVRWGHKVSAVRALGDGLHEVVFADGGSLVTNLLVGADGAWSRVRPLLSDAVPEYFGRSFVETYLYDSETRHPVAARTVGGGALFVIPPGSGARGKWIAAHRESGETLHAYVTLAKPLEWFDGIDFTDADAATARIAAEFEGWAPEITALITDSDTAPVVRPLNSLPIGHRWDRVPGATLLGDAAHLSPPDGEGANLAMQDAAELGLAIAGHPDDIEAALTSYETALFPRSATAAADAVATNEAIGQELIGFFARDDEDDEQSA
- a CDS encoding helix-turn-helix domain-containing protein; protein product: MAAAAEATTMGLRERKKLQTELRIYRTAVELFLEKSFDAVSVQEIADAAEVSKMTVFNYFGTKEDLVFRPIEDHFSDAARAVRSRTPGESAVAAVRRQFLEMIETRDPSIGLHVEPFGRRIRRLVMDTPVLMERAYLTSEKGARELADLLRDETGDPVLALIAAATLTAARNALVEDHHRRLDAGESVEEVTATAADRANHAFDLVERGLGDYARKAR